The sequence below is a genomic window from Candidatus Bathyarchaeia archaeon.
CAACGTGATCCTGAAGCCGTAGATGCTGAGCGTCGGAAGTTTGAGGTTGAAATGGCTGAGTATGTGTGTTCTCGTTGTGGTGTCGTAATTCTCGGTCGTGAAATCGGAGCAAGTTTCGAGGGTTCTGTTCTCTGTCGTGAATGCGTTGCGGAGATTGAGTCAAGAGACTCTCAGCCTGAGCCACAGGAACAGCAACAGAAGCCACAGCAAGAACTGAAACCCGTTACGATTACTGGATTTCTAAAAGAATCCGTCGAGAACGTCGGAGTCGTAATCGGTGACGCAGGCAAAGTTCGCGACGTTTCTGTTTCTGACAAAAGAGACCAGGGAGACAACTAAGTGTCAACATGTCCGTTCTGCAAACTTGAGATTAATGACTCCAAAATCGACTCTCACGTCGAAGAGCACCGTTTCCAACAACAACGTGATCTCGATTCGATTCGAGACTTCGGAATTCAGAAGACTTTTGCTCTTTACACTTGCTCCGTCTGTCACCTTCAATTCGACTTCAATACTCAAGCCTCTGACAAGATCAAAGCGCATGCGTCATTCCACTTTGAAGAAGAGAGAAAGAAACGGCAGAAAGAATCGGAAGGAGAAACAAGACGTATCGAACGCACGCTCTATCTCCGTTCTCCTGAAGTTCGTGATCGCATAGCTCAGTTCGATCAACAGTTCTTCGACGAGCGAAGCGAGTCTGAAGTTGTTATTGTTCCAGCACTGTCAAGTCTTGCGAAGACACACGTTGTCGTTCCACGAAAGAGTATCAGTGTGTATCGTAAACACGTTAACGAAGTACAGGTTAGTCGAAACCACTCAACACTTCGAGCGTATTTGATCTTCTTCGGACTCTGTATATTCATTCTGATTTTGATTGCAAATGTCGTCAGTTATCTTGCCGGAGTGCACGGTTGATCGAGCGGACATATTTCGTCAGTTGTCGAGACTGCCAAAGAGACTATGAGTTTAAACTCGAAGGAATGGTCGAACACTCAAAAATTCACGAGATTGTGATCTTGTGGCGTGACCCTGAACCACTGACTCCATATCAGCGTGTAATTCTTGCTGGAGCCATTAGTGTGATTGCGCTCTTCATTCTCTTCTCTGTGATTCTGCGTCTCGGACTCTTTCGTTGAGTAGAACTGAAAGACCACAGTGGAACATGGACCAGGAAAGTCGCCAATATGATCGTCAGCAACGGGCTATTGCAGGGAAACTTCACGGTCTTGAGTCCGAATGCATTGTGTGGATTCGTCTTCACTCAGAGTCCGAATTTCAAAGGAAGTGACACTCGTTGTCGTTCTTGTCGTGAAGCTAATGGAGGCTACGAGCATTGAGGAGAAGACTCGCTCCACAGCCAAGTCGGGGTAACAAAAAGCGTCACCGGAGAAGACCGAACCGAGGACTCGTGAATTGGTGACTCAACGTGTTCAGTGTTCAACGTGTTTCGAGATTTTCCCGTCTTGGTTAGATTTGATCGGACACAGAAAAGCGTATCACTCCTCATCCGGTCATGGAGGCGGTTCAATTGCTCTGGGTACTGTCAGCAGAAGATCAGTCGTTCAGCGACGGGTTGCACTTGTGGAAAAAAACAAGTTTCGTGATGATCAGAGCCGTAAGGTCCGGACGGTTCTTGCGCTCTCTGAACTTTCTCCTTCTGAAATAAAGATTATGGGATTTGATCCTGTTCAGATTTCAAAAATGAGAAGTAAAATCACATGAGTTCTCTGCTTCAAGAAATCAGACCCATAACACTCGACGCTCGAACAGGTGTCTGTTTTGACTGCGGCATAGAGTGTGAATGGAAAATTTGTGGAAGATGTCTGAGGAATAGAGAGGATGCTATCGAAGGTCGAGGTAGGAAGTCCCAACCTGCTCTTTCCTACTCGCAGAATCTCAAGTAGCGAGCGGAGGCGAATAGAAAATAGAATTTAGAACACGAGAAGACGGGACAGTCATTCCTGTCGGTGGAATCGTAAGAATCCGAAACGAGCTACGCGATCTCCGATTGTTTCTTGTCAAATCGGTATTGCCCGACGGACGTTTCCAGTGGTACGAAGTGTCGGCTTTGACGGACGCAGAAGCCTACGAACTTGTACAGGAGGAGTTTCCGAAAGTTGAGATCCTTTCCGTTAAGCCACTCGACGAGATGGAGAATCTTGAATCCCCAAGCGTTGAAGTTCCGATTACACCTGCTGGAGTCTCTATGCATCTGCCTTCCACATCTGAAGCACCCGGTGGTGCAGAAGTTCGTAGAGTCGGAGGTGGTTGATTCGCCCTACCACTCGGTGTCGGTACTTCAAAGGTCCATCCGTACAACGTGATCTCTAAGCTGAAAGACGGTCGCCGATTCGAGATTCGAGTCCAGGCGACTAATCCTAACGAAGCTGAGAGAATTGCACACTCGAAATTCCCTCTGATCACGATTCAGAAAATTTCGCGTGTGGACAAACTCAAAACCGGAGTGCGGATTCTCGAAGGTATAGAGAAGTACTTAGAGAGCTAAGACCCTGAGTCCTGAGCAACCGACTACGTTAGTTAGCGCAAGCTGTTTAGTAGATAATCTCCCCATCTTCCGCCTCTTCATCCGAGACTACTGTTCCGTTCTTATAGACTCTGATCGGAAACGCTGGCGTTCCCTTTCGTGGTTGGTCATAGTATTCCGCAAGTCGGCAAAGATATCTGCGCAATGACTTCACCCACATTTCTACTACCCACCGTCCTTTCGAGTCTTTGAAAGTTCTGTGCATTACCGCTTCTCGCTTGTAGTAGGCATTTGTTACAAAATTTCTGGTGTAGATGTGCGCTCGAAGTCCTGCTTCTATCGGAGCATCATCATGCTTTGTAAACGTCGGCTTTCCGACTGCTTGTCCATCTTTCATTCTAATCCGCATCTAAACTGTCCGCGATACCTAATCCCGCACTTAGCCGCATTGTTACCAAATGTCAAGCCTCTTCAAATTATTCTTCGTTCTTCTTCGGTAGAAACAGCCGAATCATTAATGGCAGAGCCAGGACTACCGGCAGAAGTATTGCAAGTCCCACGACGGACATCACTGCAACCCCAAGATAGCTCAGATACCCGAGAAGTACGACTACTGACACAAGAATCAGCACTACTACAAGTAAGAACGCTGTTGCTCCGACTACTCGCTCGACTCGTTCGATCATTGTTCTTCGACTCCTGTCTTGTCCGTCTGATCTTCGAGTAGATTCTCCACTTCTTCTTTTGTTAGCTCGGTAATCTTTCCCCTTTCCTTAGTTCGGTTGATACTGCTCAGTAGTTCAGGAGTCAACAGTCCTTTCGCTTCCAAAACTGAGAGCATTAGTTCGTTCTGTTTTCGAGCCACAGGATCAACAACGGTAACTTCGACTCTATCAGTTAGCCACGTAAGTTTCTCCTCACACTTCTCGATCCACTGCCGCTCGATTTCATCCCAATCTTTGTAATGGCTTTCTGCACCGAGTTTCGACTTGTGACTGACGATTAGAGCAATGTATTTTCGGTCGAGTCCGCTTTTCGACATCTGAGAATCGGCGAAGAGTCTCCACGAATGCGTGCTGTAGATTTCGTCCTCTGTGTCTTTCATTCCGCATAGTCCAAAGAGTCGCTTCATCTCCGTCCACGCAGTAGTTTCCGCAAGATGTGTCCCTTTTTCACCAGGAAACATCCATTCACTCGGACTCTTCAGTCTCAAGTGATATTGTCGAATCCACTCTATAACTTCTCTCGTCACGAAGACGTACCGTTTGATTCTGGCTTTAGTCTGTCCGACTTGGAGTTTGATCCGTCCGATTCCAGACGGTCTAATCTCTAAGTCCGACATCTTTCGAGAGACTGCCTCGCCGATTCGCATTCCAGTACATGCTTCTACTCCGACCAAAGCACGATATTGTGGAGTTG
It includes:
- a CDS encoding tyrosine-type recombinase/integrase, whose amino-acid sequence is MSSPISNYHVSNDTITVSDWLNDTSVGADARRNRKQVLRLYSTANGKTVEEILEEITTGRVSLYTTARRLVDSMRERELKPSTVFFYRSLLPGFFESVLGEENFKQKVFDRLVPAGEFYVSTTKKSPTPDETRQLLRIATPQYRALVGVEACTGMRIGEAVSRKMSDLEIRPSGIGRIKLQVGQTKARIKRYVFVTREVIEWIRQYHLRLKSPSEWMFPGEKGTHLAETTAWTEMKRLFGLCGMKDTEDEIYSTHSWRLFADSQMSKSGLDRKYIALIVSHKSKLGAESHYKDWDEIERQWIEKCEEKLTWLTDRVEVTVVDPVARKQNELMLSVLEAKGLLTPELLSSINRTKERGKITELTKEEVENLLEDQTDKTGVEEQ